The Plodia interpunctella isolate USDA-ARS_2022_Savannah chromosome 28, ilPloInte3.2, whole genome shotgun sequence nucleotide sequence tgtatttgtattctGAAACAGAATGAAActtaacacaattttatttaaaaactcaaaactttcgtacataatgtacctactacGTAGGTCTGTCATCCTGACATCTGTCactgtcaatttatttttttaaggctTAGGACGATCAAAGCCGCAGCTTTGTGATTGTCGGACAAAGCTCGCCAGAGGATCACACTAAAAAGCCGAGCCGCGTTATTGTTGAACATATCATGTTTGCTTAATTTAAACAGTATGCTTTGTATAACAGCAATATACAGTATACAGATAAGAACAAAAATGCCAGGTCAAGGCGGGAGTAGCGCCGccgccggcggcggcggcatAGCGAGACTTACGTATTTTGCAAGTCTACGCAAGATGTGGCCGTACGAGCGCAGGCGGCATTCTATGCATTGTAATCGGAACTAAAGCCAcgtgtaaaccgttgaggcaTTCTCTCGACGAGAGCCCATCCTGGCTACACCATGAGGTCAAACTTATCATATCCTAATTTTCTTCAAAGTAAACAATATctgtgtaattattataataaatatcaataatttatattttctcacaaaaaaatccttacaagtaggttaaataaaagcagaaTCAAAAGCTAATATCTTTTGAGGGCTAGTGTCTGATATAGGATAAAGGTCCTCATCCCATGGATCgctgaatacattttataaaataacaacatcTTTGAGGATAAGAAAtcaactaaaactaaaaaaaatatttaaacgtaaaaaaaatctgctcaATCGGTTCAAGTTAACTATTTATCTCACTTTCAACAGCATCTGTCGTTGAACAGTTTGGCTGTtcagtatacattgctggtttttcgttgcggtaaataaagtCATtgatactaactacgcaacgtGTCCAGAGTTCGGTGAAAGTGTTGAGCTGGCATACCTATTTAATAGTTATGGTATTTTTTAACAGCTTCGGTTACAATTTCCAGCTGTTTCcgtttaataaaaacttgtgaaataaagaatctttcgttaataaaattgtcttacttaatgataacattttctttcaataaaaacatttaaaaaagtattttatttataccatacttatacacataattatacattacacatatagatcaacaaaaaagaaataaaaataagacaacACAAACactataaatacctacctaaactCTATTTTTACCTTGCATAATGtaatctttttatgattttacagcaatagacttttcacaaattaactttttaacctaatttttctttttggtttggattaataggtacttatttgatttattttcaacataattgatcaataagtacctactatgaTGATTGTTTTCATGTTAGGTCTCGTAAGAAAACgtaagaaaaaagttttttaggTAGATACCTAAGTATAGTCCTGTTTTACGCAGCTATAAAAATAGACATCCACCATGGCGGTTTTTCAACCCACGATTTCAACTTCTCCCTTGATGGCAATAGAATACTCTCCCTCTTCTTAGGTTCAGGTACCTTCGAATAGTTCATCAACTCATTGCAATCAACTTTCTGATGTAAAATTGAATCTTTAGTCCTGATTTCTACAGTACAATCCATGTCAGTTGGATTTAGTTTGGGTCCCTTCACTGTGAGTGGATCAACAGCATTCACtgcataattattaatacagGTAGTGGTACTGATCGTTGACACATTTGAATTAACGGATACATTATTAGGagctttattatttacagtaatatttataacgtTGTTAGTGGTTGTATTGTATGGTATAGTGTTATTTCCTGACATGATCACAGAATTGTTACTATGTGCTGAATTCAaatgtgtaaaattaataGGAATAACATGTCCTGAAGCATCAATTGCAATTGTGCTGTTAACAGTTGTATTGTTTGTGAAAGGTGAAATAACAGTTTCATTGAGTAGAGTTGGGATTCCGGACAAAATTTGCTCATGTATTTTATCAGTTGAATTAGATACATTATTAGATTTAGTTAATAATGTTGCATTGTCTCTATTCGCAAGTTTTACATTGATATTATTTGTAGTTGCATTATTAGGGTATATTGTAGTTTGTGTTAcgttaataacattatttgcaACATTAGTCGTATTTGTAACAGTAACGTTAGTAACACATGTTGTTTGGTTAACATAAGAAACATCTTTCTTTTGAGCACCATCACTGAATGTGGATACAATTTCGCAAGGTACCCTTAAAATTTGTTcttgattattttctttaattttgagAATGCATTGGGCCGCATCTTCTGGTCTGGTGTTGGTATACCCAGGGACAGTTTCATACCTTCTCCTATAATAGTCATCGTAATAGTATTGGGTATGGTGGTGGCTTTGGCTTCTGCCCAAATTGTACAAAGCCAAACCGgtcaaaatatcattatatctACTGTTAGAATTTCTATAATCCTGTATGTAAACATATTGTGGAGAAGAATAATAGTTTGGAACGTAATATGGATTATAATATCCGCTGCTCGgcgaattattattataatggtgATGATGATGGGTTGATCCGTAATTTCCATTGTGtgaattgtatgtattttgtgGATAAATTGGAGGTTGATATTTAGGTGCAGAAGATCCAGAAATACCAGAATTTGAAGTGGGATAGCTGTGTGAATTTTGTCCTAAATGAGATGGAGGtacgtaattattattgttaatattagtTGGTTTATGACCAGCTCCAGATAAGCCAGGCGACTGAGGATATCCATGGCCAGAAGACACCGCTGTGTTTAAAGGTTTGGAGTTAGATCCAGACATTCCTGTCGATGGTGGATAAAGATTAGAGCTTGGTTTATTATTTCCTGATAAACCTGAGTTTGTTGATGGATAACTTGGATTAGATGGACTCTTTGAATTATATGTCGGTATAGGTTTTGGAAGTGACGCAGGATTGTAAGTCGGAGCTGAAGGTTTTGATCCAGTTCCCAACGGGGTTATAGATACAGGTGGTTTGTAAATTGGCAATTGAGGGTAAGTTGGCTGGCTGGGTATTGGTTTCGAGCCACCAGAAAGACCTGGCGGGCTTGGGTACCCATTTACAGAGCTACCTGAACTACTTGGCTTACTATTTGAGCCGGACAATCCTGTAGATCCAGGGTAGCTGTTGCCTGAAGAGCTGCTTGGTTTACTGTTAAGCCCGGAGAGTCCTGAAGATCCAGGGTAGCTGTTACCTGATGAGCTGCTTGGTTTGCTGTTAAGCCCGGAGAGTCCTGAAGATCTAGGGTAACTGTTGTCTGAAGAGCTGCTTGGTTTGCTGTTAGACCCGAACAGTCCTGAAGAACCAGGGTGGCTGTTGCCTGAAGAGCTGCTTGGCTTGCTGTTAGATCCGGACAATCCTGTAGATCCAGGGTAGCTGTTGCCTGAAGAGCTGCTTGGTTTGCTGTTAAGCCCGGAGAGACCTGAAGATCTAGGGTAGCTATTGCCTGAAGAGCTGCTTGGTTTGCTGTTAAGCCCGGAGAGTCCTGAAGATCCAGGGTAGCTGTTACCTGATGAGCTGCTTGGTTTGCTGTTAAGCCCGGAGAGTCCTGAAGATCCAGGGTAACTGTTGTCTGAAGAGCTGCTTGGTTTGCTGTTAGACCCGAACAGTCCTGAAGAACCAGGGTGGCTGTTGCCTAAAGAGCTGCTTGGTTTGCTGTTAAACCCGGACAGTCCTGAAGATCCAGGGTAGCTGTTGCCTGAAGAGCTGCTTAGTTTGCTATTAGACCCGGACAGTTTTGAAGATCCAGGGTAGCTGTTGCCTGAAGAACTGCTTGGTTTGCTGTTAGAACCGGACAGTTTTGAGGATCCAGGATAGCTGTTGTCTGAAGAACTGCTTGGTTTGCTGTTAGATCCAGACAGTCCTGAAGATCCAGGGTGGTTGTAGCCAGATAAACTGCTTGGTTTGCTATAAGACCCGGACAATCCTGTAGATCCAGGGTAGCTGTTGCCTGAAGAGCTGCTTGGTTTACTGTTAGACCCAGACAGTCCTGAAGATCCAGGGTAGCTGTTACCTGATGAGCTGCTTGGTTTGCTGTTAGACCCGGATAGTCCTGAAGATCCAGGGTGGTTGTAACCAGATAAACGGCTTGGTTTGCTATTAGACCCGGACAATCCTGTAGATCCAGGGTAGATGTTGCCTAAAGAGCTGCTTGGTTTACTGTTAGACCCAGACAGTCCTGAAGATCCAGGGTAGCTGTTACTTGATGAGCTGCTTGGTTTGCTGTTAGACCCGGATAGTCTTGAAGATCCAGGGTGGTTGTTGCCTGAAGAGCTGCTTGGTTTGCTGTTAGACCCGGACAGTCCTGAAGATCCAGGGTAGCTATATCCTGAAGAACCACTCGGTTTGCTGTTGTACCCAGATAACCCTGAAGATCCAGGGTAACTGTACCCTGAGCTCGATCCAGACGGCTTGCTTCCAAATGATGACCAAGAACTCGATCCTGAACCAGAGCTTGTATGGCCGTATCCAGAGCTGCTCCAACTGCTGCCACCATAACCTCCGTAGCTACTGCTATGGCCCCCTCCGTAAGAGTGACCTCCACTGGGATGCCCATAACTAGAGTGCGAATGAGAGCGGCCCCCAGAAGACCGAGACGAACCGCGTCTACATTCAGAATTCGTCAATAAAACCAGGAACAAAATCGCCAACAGAACGACTCTGTTAGTCATCATGCCGCGCGCGACTGTTTGATAAAAACCCCAATTGGCTATTATTGTGGATGGACGTCACCATTTCAGGAAAATCTAGGAAAGTATAGAGTAAACAGAAGGCGAAGTCAATATTCTTATTCGGTTTAACGTTAGATAACCTTGCCGTGCTGCGTGGTGGGACATGACCCGAACTTTAATCTATAAGGAAGAGTAGTGGCCACGTTAAAATTGCTGATGATAAtttgtttagaaaaatatatctaaaattttaaaaatctagtGCTGCGCTCAAGGGCTTAGCCGTAATATAGCTACTACAATCATTATCTTTATgatttaagtaagtataagCGAATTAAACCCTGAAGAGCAGTACACCACACCAAGGTTTAGCCAACT carries:
- the LOC128681859 gene encoding uncharacterized transmembrane protein DDB_G0289901-like translates to MMTNRVVLLAILFLVLLTNSECRRGSSRSSGGRSHSHSSYGHPSGGHSYGGGHSSSYGGYGGSSWSSSGYGHTSSGSGSSSWSSFGSKPSGSSSGYSYPGSSGLSGYNSKPSGSSGYSYPGSSGLSGSNSKPSSSSGNNHPGSSRLSGSNSKPSSSSSNSYPGSSGLSGSNSKPSSSLGNIYPGSTGLSGSNSKPSRLSGYNHPGSSGLSGSNSKPSSSSGNSYPGSSGLSGSNSKPSSSSGNSYPGSTGLSGSYSKPSSLSGYNHPGSSGLSGSNSKPSSSSDNSYPGSSKLSGSNSKPSSSSGNSYPGSSKLSGSNSKLSSSSGNSYPGSSGLSGFNSKPSSSLGNSHPGSSGLFGSNSKPSSSSDNSYPGSSGLSGLNSKPSSSSGNSYPGSSGLSGLNSKPSSSSGNSYPRSSGLSGLNSKPSSSSGNSYPGSTGLSGSNSKPSSSSGNSHPGSSGLFGSNSKPSSSSDNSYPRSSGLSGLNSKPSSSSGNSYPGSSGLSGLNSKPSSSSGNSYPGSTGLSGSNSKPSSSGSSVNGYPSPPGLSGGSKPIPSQPTYPQLPIYKPPVSITPLGTGSKPSAPTYNPASLPKPIPTYNSKSPSNPSYPSTNSGLSGNNKPSSNLYPPSTGMSGSNSKPLNTAVSSGHGYPQSPGLSGAGHKPTNINNNNYVPPSHLGQNSHSYPTSNSGISGSSAPKYQPPIYPQNTYNSHNGNYGSTHHHHHYNNNSPSSGYYNPYYVPNYYSSPQYVYIQDYRNSNSRYNDILTGLALYNLGRSQSHHHTQYYYDDYYRRRYETVPGYTNTRPEDAAQCILKIKENNQEQILRVPCEIVSTFSDGAQKKDVSYVNQTTCVTNVTVTNTTNVANNVINVTQTTIYPNNATTNNINVKLANRDNATLLTKSNNVSNSTDKIHEQILSGIPTLLNETVISPFTNNTTVNSTIAIDASGHVIPINFTHLNSAHSNNSVIMSGNNTIPYNTTTNNVINITVNNKAPNNVSVNSNVSTISTTTCINNYAVNAVDPLTVKGPKLNPTDMDCTVEIRTKDSILHQKVDCNELMNYSKVPEPKKRESILLPSREKLKSWVEKPPWWMSIFIAA